The Sulfuricurvum sp. genome contains a region encoding:
- the pgeF gene encoding peptidoglycan editing factor PgeF, producing MKIVTSTLLSTFPNVISAFTTREGGVSRTPYSSANLAFHVGDNPMDVIANHDILASLVGYNRHSLIHMRQIHSDTIVIVDENIRFDTPPECDALITDKPNIPLMVMSADCTPILLYDPNKQVIGVVHAGRAGALNKILVKTIQKMINTYDSTHKDIHIILGPSIHGCCYEINEAIAIECEVQGYTSALRKEDKKLFLDVNTILLEQLKALKIENFEVIDHCTSCQNNTYFSYRADKKVTGRIAGVIMLR from the coding sequence ATGAAAATAGTTACTTCCACCCTCTTATCTACTTTCCCTAACGTTATCTCTGCCTTTACTACACGGGAGGGTGGAGTCTCAAGAACACCCTATTCAAGTGCCAATCTCGCCTTTCATGTCGGTGATAATCCGATGGATGTTATAGCCAATCATGATATCCTCGCCTCTCTCGTCGGATACAATCGTCACTCACTCATCCATATGCGACAAATTCACTCCGATACCATTGTCATCGTCGATGAGAATATACGCTTCGATACACCACCCGAATGTGATGCACTTATTACAGATAAACCCAATATTCCACTGATGGTGATGAGTGCTGATTGCACACCCATTCTCTTATATGACCCGAACAAACAGGTTATAGGAGTTGTCCACGCTGGACGCGCGGGGGCGCTAAATAAAATTTTAGTAAAAACGATTCAAAAGATGATCAATACCTATGATAGTACGCACAAAGATATACATATCATCTTGGGTCCTTCTATTCACGGATGCTGCTATGAGATCAATGAAGCCATAGCTATCGAGTGTGAAGTTCAAGGATACACTAGTGCGTTACGAAAAGAAGATAAAAAGCTTTTTTTGGATGTGAATACGATCCTACTGGAACAGTTAAAAGCGTTGAAGATAGAAAATTTTGAGGTGATAGATCACTGTACCTCTTGCCAAAATAACACCTACTTTTCGTATCGTGCCGACAAAAAGGTCACCGGACGAATTGCCGGCGTTATAATGCTCCGATAA
- the ovoA gene encoding 5-histidylcysteine sulfoxide synthase gives MNQKQTYSVRLDGDDIETKRREVRSYFHQSYDLFESLFELLKSDKVYYLQSEPTRHPMIFYFGHTAIFYINKLVASGALKERINPHFEELFAVGVDEMTWDASSDSFRWPSVDAVREYRNRVRELVDSMITSLPMNLPITQADPFWAIWMGIEHERIHIETSSVLHRQMPLEHIRESEKFPMCPVAGDALENGLVIFKPQTIRLGKGDGDNGRYGWDNEYGEQSYEVGPFQASKYLVSNGEFMDFVVAKGYETSRWWDEEGLKFLEIRSAICPPFWIPQEDGSYKFRTLSSEIEMPYNWPVEVNALEAEAFCRWKSVQEGIVYRLPSEAEYAVLVEVCEVDEAVFDDTHSNLNFAHYASSVPVDTYAHGKLYDVIGNVWQWTQTQMAPFEGFFTHPWYADFTEPTFDGKHNMIKGGSWASTGNEILKSSRYAFRRHFTQHAGFRYVVGEGENESKKYENIAQMFDGWKKRYG, from the coding sequence ATGAATCAAAAGCAAACCTATTCCGTCCGTTTGGATGGAGATGACATTGAAACAAAACGGCGTGAAGTTCGCTCCTATTTTCACCAAAGCTACGATTTGTTTGAATCGTTGTTTGAATTGCTAAAGAGCGATAAAGTCTATTATCTGCAATCCGAGCCGACCCGCCATCCGATGATTTTTTATTTCGGGCATACGGCGATTTTTTATATTAATAAATTAGTCGCTTCGGGTGCATTAAAAGAGCGTATTAACCCCCATTTCGAAGAGCTGTTTGCCGTCGGTGTGGACGAGATGACGTGGGATGCCAGCAGTGATTCCTTCAGATGGCCGAGTGTGGATGCCGTGAGGGAATACCGTAACCGTGTGCGTGAACTTGTCGATTCGATGATAACCTCTTTACCGATGAATTTACCGATTACCCAAGCAGATCCGTTTTGGGCGATTTGGATGGGGATAGAGCATGAGCGTATCCACATCGAGACATCGAGTGTCCTGCACCGTCAGATGCCGCTTGAGCATATCCGTGAGAGTGAAAAATTTCCGATGTGTCCGGTTGCAGGGGATGCATTGGAAAATGGATTGGTTATTTTTAAACCCCAGACGATTCGTTTGGGCAAAGGGGATGGTGATAATGGTCGGTATGGTTGGGATAATGAATACGGAGAGCAATCCTATGAAGTTGGGCCGTTTCAAGCCTCGAAATATTTGGTGAGTAACGGCGAGTTTATGGATTTTGTGGTGGCGAAGGGGTATGAAACATCGCGTTGGTGGGATGAAGAGGGGTTGAAATTTTTAGAGATACGTAGCGCTATTTGTCCCCCTTTTTGGATACCCCAAGAGGATGGAAGTTATAAATTTCGTACGTTGAGCAGTGAAATAGAGATGCCCTATAATTGGCCGGTAGAGGTCAATGCCCTCGAAGCTGAAGCGTTTTGCCGATGGAAAAGTGTCCAAGAGGGGATAGTGTATCGCCTCCCCAGTGAAGCGGAATACGCTGTGTTGGTTGAGGTGTGTGAAGTGGATGAGGCGGTATTTGATGATACGCACTCAAATCTCAATTTCGCCCATTACGCCTCATCGGTTCCGGTGGATACCTATGCGCATGGGAAATTGTACGATGTGATTGGAAACGTGTGGCAGTGGACACAGACCCAGATGGCACCGTTCGAGGGATTTTTTACCCATCCGTGGTATGCTGATTTTACCGAGCCGACGTTTGATGGGAAACACAACATGATAAAAGGGGGTTCTTGGGCATCAACAGGCAACGAGATACTC
- a CDS encoding methyl-accepting chemotaxis protein — MTIKQQLTYGIGSVIFLVALNAIIGTINSHSVSTMINKVSTESVPQAFIASDAKFQSCQIQQFLTDASLTQEEEAVKEADKAYSLFLEDMVSFETMFKNEGNTLGLNNIEALKKDAILLVETGKAMKEAYGKSDSEGNNAMEKFDEMTLKLAKNIDKLKEDQVKEASTNLTLSRDKSDFSATIIFILGVISTIAGFIVAYLTITIISHSVKTLNKSVHTMVSTKDLTHTIVLSGKNELTEVADNINDLTNALRTTFANSQNASTENLSVATELSATTISIGKQVEMTSQIVTHTTENANIIKNEMNLTLIETNEVSQMSIQARNNLITAQLSLRETIESLNQTVEIEANMNGRLNSLTHEAEQVKNVLTVISDIADQTNLLALNAAIEAARAGEHGRGFAVVADEVRKLAERTQKSLSETNATVNVIVQSIMDMSEQMNNNTMRMQELSSLSSEAEANTEMAVNTLTSAVDEMNQVVLKSKNNTKRNDDIIEEINKISIMSISNARSVEEIAAAAEHLQHVAESMTAQISTYRT; from the coding sequence ATGACTATAAAACAACAACTAACCTATGGAATCGGTTCTGTTATTTTTTTGGTAGCACTTAATGCCATTATTGGAACAATTAATAGCCATAGTGTTAGCACCATGATCAATAAAGTATCAACCGAATCAGTACCGCAAGCTTTTATAGCATCCGATGCCAAATTTCAGTCCTGCCAAATTCAGCAATTTTTGACCGATGCTTCATTAACCCAAGAAGAAGAAGCTGTTAAAGAAGCTGATAAAGCGTACTCACTTTTTTTAGAAGATATGGTTTCCTTTGAAACCATGTTCAAAAATGAGGGCAATACACTGGGATTAAATAACATTGAAGCGCTCAAAAAAGATGCAATATTATTAGTCGAGACTGGTAAAGCGATGAAAGAGGCCTATGGAAAAAGTGACTCCGAAGGGAATAACGCTATGGAAAAATTTGATGAAATGACCTTAAAATTAGCAAAAAATATTGATAAATTAAAAGAAGATCAAGTTAAAGAAGCATCAACTAATTTAACTCTTTCTAGGGATAAATCAGATTTCTCAGCAACTATTATATTTATATTGGGAGTTATTTCTACCATAGCTGGGTTTATTGTTGCTTATTTAACAATTACTATAATCAGTCACTCTGTAAAAACTCTCAATAAAAGTGTTCACACCATGGTAAGCACCAAAGACCTTACTCATACAATAGTACTATCGGGTAAAAATGAACTGACAGAAGTAGCAGATAATATTAATGATTTGACCAATGCATTACGAACTACTTTTGCTAATAGTCAGAATGCATCAACTGAAAATTTATCCGTTGCAACTGAACTTTCTGCAACTACAATTTCTATTGGAAAACAGGTAGAAATGACATCTCAAATTGTTACGCATACAACAGAAAATGCTAACATTATCAAAAATGAGATGAACTTAACTCTTATAGAAACAAATGAAGTAAGTCAAATGTCTATTCAAGCACGGAATAACCTTATAACTGCGCAACTCTCTCTTAGAGAAACCATTGAATCACTGAACCAAACAGTAGAGATTGAAGCAAATATGAACGGTCGACTTAATTCTCTTACACATGAAGCTGAACAAGTCAAAAACGTCCTCACCGTTATTTCTGATATTGCCGACCAAACGAACCTTTTAGCTCTCAATGCAGCTATTGAAGCAGCTCGTGCAGGCGAACACGGGCGAGGATTTGCCGTCGTTGCTGACGAAGTACGTAAACTAGCTGAGAGAACACAAAAAAGTTTGAGCGAAACCAACGCTACGGTTAATGTTATTGTCCAATCCATTATGGATATGTCAGAACAGATGAACAACAATACTATGCGTATGCAGGAACTCTCTTCCCTCTCTAGTGAAGCAGAAGCAAATACTGAGATGGCGGTGAATACTCTTACATCAGCTGTTGATGAGATGAATCAAGTTGTACTCAAATCTAAAAATAATACAAAACGAAATGATGATATCATCGAAGAGATTAATAAAATTAGTATTATGTCTATATCCAATGCACGCAGTGTTGAAGAGATTGCAGCTGCAGCCGAACATTTACAACATGTAGCTGAAAGTATGACGGCTCAGATATCGACGTATAGAACGTAG
- a CDS encoding phosphoethanolamine transferase has translation MKKKLHTEFYTNQSYFYFGTLISILTMLPQLMFSPNSTHTLFLAITLLLLITIPKFSKILFSVFIIFINLSNIVIGHIALHWGYALADIKPRIEVAFLSPMYESREYIARYIDYRDYGLALFSLFVLFLLFKFLRHFTHSYRVFRIIGAGVFVLILLSVTFYINPIREFEPFSVPCEICTVLDDKEKIDQIIKAREEYIAHIAIPKASTKNQLYDKIIIVMGESVNKSHMALYGYTLPTTPFLSSLQASKKLYAFNAIAPTNQTRYSIPIDLTDANVHYFEKRYLHSCSIITHFKANQYDTYWISNQGSVGKNDSSIASIAYEANTTFYANVNYLDAKTDEVLLNYLNSLQPNSKKEMMVLHLMGSHSDYVNRYNKETALFKNAKNIVEEYDNSIHYSDTILSQIFEKFKHQKLLLIYLSDHGENINLENNGHGFSPSFKDEYTVPFVIYSSVKNPRLDEIYRDNKKGTFNLENFNSMIQYISGISNHKNLSYSHDVISVEPSNIVDFDQMEFYN, from the coding sequence GTGAAGAAAAAATTACATACTGAGTTTTACACCAATCAATCCTATTTTTATTTCGGTACATTGATATCGATTTTGACGATGTTGCCGCAGTTGATGTTTTCTCCTAATTCGACACACACTCTCTTTTTAGCGATTACACTTCTCTTGTTAATCACGATTCCAAAATTCAGCAAAATACTTTTTTCTGTGTTTATTATCTTTATCAATCTAAGCAATATCGTGATCGGGCATATTGCATTGCATTGGGGATATGCATTGGCGGATATTAAACCAAGAATCGAAGTTGCGTTTTTATCACCGATGTATGAGAGTAGAGAATACATCGCACGTTATATCGATTACCGAGATTATGGGTTAGCCCTTTTTTCGTTGTTTGTGTTGTTTCTATTGTTCAAATTTTTGCGCCATTTTACCCACTCGTACAGAGTTTTCAGGATCATCGGAGCAGGGGTTTTTGTTTTAATCCTTCTGAGTGTTACGTTTTATATCAATCCGATTCGAGAGTTTGAACCGTTTAGCGTTCCGTGTGAAATTTGTACCGTGTTGGATGATAAGGAGAAGATTGATCAAATCATAAAAGCCAGAGAAGAGTATATAGCACATATTGCTATTCCCAAAGCGAGTACGAAAAATCAGCTTTATGACAAGATTATCATCGTCATGGGAGAGAGTGTCAATAAAAGCCACATGGCACTCTATGGATATACATTACCAACTACCCCGTTTCTAAGCTCACTGCAAGCTTCCAAAAAACTTTACGCTTTTAATGCGATTGCTCCGACCAATCAAACACGCTACTCCATCCCTATCGATTTGACGGATGCGAATGTTCACTATTTTGAGAAACGGTATTTGCACTCTTGCTCGATTATAACCCATTTTAAAGCCAATCAATACGATACCTATTGGATTTCGAATCAAGGGAGTGTCGGGAAAAATGACTCCTCCATAGCTTCCATCGCGTATGAAGCAAATACGACCTTTTATGCCAATGTAAACTATCTCGATGCAAAAACGGATGAGGTACTTCTGAACTATTTAAACTCTCTTCAACCCAACTCGAAAAAAGAGATGATGGTTTTGCATCTGATGGGGTCTCATTCGGACTATGTCAACCGATACAACAAAGAGACGGCATTGTTTAAAAACGCTAAAAATATCGTCGAAGAGTATGATAACTCTATCCACTACAGCGACACTATTTTAAGCCAAATTTTCGAGAAATTTAAACATCAGAAACTATTGCTAATTTATCTCTCCGATCATGGGGAAAATATTAACCTTGAAAACAACGGACACGGCTTTTCACCGTCATTTAAAGACGAATATACGGTTCCGTTCGTAATCTACAGTAGTGTCAAAAACCCACGATTGGATGAGATTTATCGAGATAATAAAAAAGGGACTTTTAATCTGGAAAATTTCAACTCAATGATCCAATACATCAGTGGTATCTCTAACCATAAAAATCTATCCTATTCTCATGATGTTATCTCGGTTGAACCGAGTAATATCGTTGATTTTGATCAGATGGAATTTTACAATTAA